Below is a window of Longimicrobiaceae bacterium DNA.
CCCGCCATGCGCTCCGTCGGGCTGCCGCAGCGGGCGCAGAACCGGTGCGAGCGGTCCCACTCCATCACCTGCACCGCGCGCCCGGCCATGCGGAACACGGGCTCGTGCAGCCGCGCGTACAGCGAGCGCAGGCCGCGGAGCTCGTAGCCCTCCGGCGCCTCCGCGTCGTCCGCCAGCTCCACGGCCACGCACGCGGCGCCCGCCACCTCGCCCAGCGCGTTCTCGCGCACCGCATGCAGGCCCAGGCGCATCCACTCGTCCCCGTCCGGCACCCACGCATCCGCGCCCTCGCCTCCGTCGCGCACCAGCAGGTCGCGCTCGCGGAACGCGAAGTACAGCCGCGGCTCCGAATCTACCATTCCCGCCATCCGCTTCCCTCCTCGGTCTGATCCCCGGCGGCTCTTCCGCCGCTCGCCCGAAGCTATCCGCCGCCGCCGCGGCCTGCCACCGCCCGCCGTGCATCTTCGCGGTCGTGAGGCGGCGGAGACGCCGGGACGTACACTGCTCCGATGGACCGGACCCAACGTTGTGGCATGCTCGGGGGTCTTATCTACAGACGGAACCGCACGGAATGGTGAATGGGATGCGCGGTCACGGCAGACCATTCGCACCGCGCGTTCCCGGGCCGATGTGTAACTCTTGGCCGTCACTGCAGATGCGGCGCTTACCATCCCAAGCGATGTGCGGCATCCCAGCGACGGCACGCCCGACGCAGGATGCGTATCGTTAAGGATCTGCCGGTCGTCTCGTGCGCGTCGCACGGTTCTCCGCGAAAATCCGCCGGTGTGCCATCCCGCCAGGTCGTCTCCCCAACCCGTACAAAACGCATGAGCACACGCTCCAGCAATCCCGCGTTCCGCATCTTCGAATCCGACCGCATCGACGAGCTGATGGGCCAGGGCGTCATGACGCTCAACGGCACCATCCTGCGCACCGGCGTGCTGCTGGCGGTGACCATGGCCTCGGCCGGCTACGTGTGGTGGCAGTACTACGCTGGCCAGCAGGACGCCGTGATGGGCGCCTTCCTGGTCGGAATGATCGGCGCCTTGGTCTGCGCGATCGCGACCACGCTGAGGCCGCGCTGGGCGCCGTGGACCGCGCCGCTGTACGCCGTGCTCGAGGGCGTGGCGCTGGGCGGCTTCTCCGCGGTCCTGTCCGGCGGCAAGTACCTGGACCTGCCCATCCTGGCGGTGGGCCTCACGTTCGCGCTCGCGGCGGCCATGCTGGTGCTGTACGTCACCGGCCTGGTGCGCGCCACGCCGCGCTTCACCAAGATCGTGGTGGGCGCCACCAGCGGGCTGCTCCTGTACATGCTGCTGGCGTTCGGGCTCAGCTTCGTGGGCGTGCGCGTGCCGGGCGTGTGGGACAGCGGCCCGCTGGGCATCGGCTTCTGCGTGCTGGTGCTGGGCGTGGCCGCGGCCAACCTCACGCTGGACTTCGCGCTCATCGAAGAAGGCGTGAGCCGCCGGGCGCCGCAGTACATGGAGTGGTATGGCGCCTTC
It encodes the following:
- a CDS encoding NUDIX-like domain-containing protein; this encodes MAGMVDSEPRLYFAFRERDLLVRDGGEGADAWVPDGDEWMRLGLHAVRENALGEVAGAACVAVELADDAEAPEGYELRGLRSLYARLHEPVFRMAGRAVQVMEWDRSHRFCARCGSPTERMAG
- a CDS encoding Bax inhibitor-1/YccA family protein, translated to MSTRSSNPAFRIFESDRIDELMGQGVMTLNGTILRTGVLLAVTMASAGYVWWQYYAGQQDAVMGAFLVGMIGALVCAIATTLRPRWAPWTAPLYAVLEGVALGGFSAVLSGGKYLDLPILAVGLTFALAAAMLVLYVTGLVRATPRFTKIVVGATSGLLLYMLLAFGLSFVGVRVPGVWDSGPLGIGFCVLVLGVAAANLTLDFALIEEGVSRRAPQYMEWYGAFSLLVTLAWIYIRMLRLLRLVSGRR